The proteins below come from a single Mucilaginibacter mali genomic window:
- a CDS encoding class I SAM-dependent methyltransferase, whose translation MGKTQDEKNKLTLSDSGTGTAAAIPDSEKVILDLCGGTGAWSKPYRDAGYDVRVITLPGYDVERWRDYPELVELVRNNRVYGILAAPPCTMFSLLRFDGRAGTPRDFRKGMRTVNACLEIVHECLYNPVYKYQNRLKFWALENPRGHLLRFLGKPAFVFDPYEYGDPYTKRTCLWGTFNPPRAKSVVAPLPGSFGRKTPRFRHLKLHQIPQGYRAATKIPLDTIIRSITPEGFAKAFFKANR comes from the coding sequence ATGGGAAAAACACAAGATGAAAAAAATAAATTAACATTATCAGACAGCGGGACCGGTACGGCCGCCGCGATCCCGGACAGCGAAAAGGTCATCCTCGACCTCTGCGGCGGCACCGGCGCGTGGAGCAAGCCGTACAGGGACGCGGGGTACGACGTGCGGGTAATCACCCTGCCCGGTTACGACGTCGAGCGGTGGCGGGATTATCCCGAGCTGGTCGAGCTGGTCCGGAACAACAGGGTATATGGCATCCTGGCCGCCCCGCCCTGCACCATGTTCTCCCTGCTGCGCTTCGACGGCAGGGCGGGCACGCCGCGAGACTTCCGCAAGGGCATGCGCACCGTCAACGCCTGCCTGGAGATCGTGCACGAGTGCCTGTACAACCCCGTGTACAAGTACCAAAACCGCCTGAAGTTCTGGGCGCTGGAAAACCCCCGCGGGCACCTCCTGCGCTTCCTCGGCAAGCCGGCCTTCGTCTTCGACCCGTACGAGTACGGCGACCCCTACACCAAGCGCACCTGCCTGTGGGGAACGTTCAACCCGCCGCGGGCCAAAAGCGTCGTGGCGCCGCTGCCGGGCAGCTTCGGCCGCAAGACGCCCAGGTTCCGGCACCTGAAGCTGCACCAGATACCGCAGGGGTACCGGGCGGCGACCAAAATACCGCTCGACACGATCATACGGAGCATCACGCCCGAGGGCTTCGCCAAAGCGTTCTTCAAGGCCAACCGATAG
- a CDS encoding helix-turn-helix domain-containing protein → MARQDAGYEQKRIAELLGLTAISLCNWENERAMPSGTNLIKLCVLYGRSPRELYPEYYQQIEGEIASLWQPDGACQYNPIPPQCL, encoded by the coding sequence ATGGCCCGCCAGGACGCGGGGTACGAACAGAAGCGCATCGCCGAGCTGCTCGGCCTGACCGCCATTTCCCTGTGCAACTGGGAAAACGAGAGGGCCATGCCCAGCGGCACCAACCTCATAAAGCTCTGCGTCCTCTACGGGCGCAGCCCGCGGGAACTGTATCCCGAATACTATCAGCAGATAGAAGGCGAGATCGCCTCCCTCTGGCAGCCCGACGGGGCCTGCCAATACAATCCAATACCTCCCCAATGCCTGTAG